In Solanum pennellii chromosome 7, SPENNV200, the following are encoded in one genomic region:
- the LOC107024297 gene encoding axial regulator YABBY 5-like, with the protein MASCIDVASDQLCYIPCNFCNIVLAVNVPCSSLFDIVTVRCGHCTNLWSVNMAAAFQSSSSASWQNHHVQVPNYTAPEYRMDFGSSTKCNMNRMSMRTPITNNVHEERIVNRPPEKRQRVPSAYNQFIKEEIQRIKANNPDISHREAFSTAAKNWAHFPHIHFGLMLESNNQAKLACGSRKL; encoded by the exons atGGCAAGTTGCATTGATGTTGCTTCTGATCAACTTTGCTATATCCCTTGCAACTTTTGCAATATTGTTCTTGCG gTGAATGTTCCATGCAGTAGCCTATTTGATATTGTGACTGTTCGTTGTGGACATTGCACAAATTTATGGTCCGTTAATATGGCAGCTGCATTTCAGTCCTCTTCTTCTGCTTCGTGGCAAAATCATCACGTTCAG gttCCAAACTACACTGCTCCTGAGTATAGGATGGATTTTGGTTCATCAACCAAATGCAACATGAACAGGATGTCAATGAGAACTCCAATCACAAACAACGTTCACGAGGAGAGGATTGTCAATCGAc cTCCCGAGAAGAGGCAGAGAGTACCTTCTGCATATAATCAGTTCATAAA AGAAGAAATTCAGAGGATTAAAGCTAATAATCCAGATATAAGTCACAGGGAAGCATTTAGTACTGCTGCCAAAAAT TGGGCACACTTCCCTCATATTCACTTTGGACTCATGTTGGAGAGCAACAATCAAGCCAAACTTGCTTGTG GGAGCAGAAAACTATAA